In a genomic window of Phaeodactylum tricornutum CCAP 1055/1 chromosome 6, whole genome shotgun sequence:
- a CDS encoding predicted protein → MESTAPVTTAQANASSSTPSGASGPTADRVSSHTHVKGLGLSEFGTVDVNANCGLVGQVPAREACGLVVDLIQAQKLAGRALLLVGPPGTGKTALALAMAKELGPAVPFCPMVASQVYSKEVKKTEMLTTSFRKAIGLRIREQKEVYEGEVTELTVEETQDALQHANTYGRTIAHVTLSLKTTKGTQTLKLDPTMYESLAKENVTIGDVIYIESNSGAVKRVGRSDTFATEFDLEAEEYVPLPKGDVHKRRQVVQDVSLHDLDLANAQPSGNSSRKDVVSLMASLGRPKKTEITDKLRTEINKVVTKYIQDGVAELVPGVLFIDEVHMLDQECFTFLNRSLESRLSPIVVLATNRGVTHVRGTGSGGQDGGGVKAPHGIPVDLLDRLLIVPTRVYSEPEMRDILRLRAATESIVLDDAATLGKLAEIGTRTSLRYAVQLLTPAHILASCSGRTIVSPRDVEEADLLFLDGKASAQRLSQMEGFLE, encoded by the exons ATGGAATCCACCGCTCCCGTTACGACGGCCCAAGCCAACGCATCGAGCAGTACCCCCAGCGGTGCTTCGGGACCCACTGCCGATCGCGTTTCCTCGCACACACACGTGAAGGGTCTCGGCTTGTCCGAGTTCGGCACCGTCGACGTCAATGCTAATTGCGGCTTGGTGGGGCAGGTTCCGGCTCGCGAAGCTTGTGGCCTCGTGGTCGATTTGATTCAAGCGCAGAAACTCGCCGGCCGCGCGCTTTTGCTTGTGGGTCCGCCAGGGACGGGAAAGACTGCACTAGCCCTCGCCATGGCGAAAGAACTCGGCCCCGCGGTTCCCTTTTGTCCCATGGTGGCGTCTCAAGTTTACAGTAAAGAAGtcaaaaagacggaaatgTTGACGACCAGCTTTCGCAAGGCCATCGGTTTACGCATTCGAGAACAGAAGGAAGTGTACGAAGGCGAAGTCACGGAGTTGaccgtggaagaaacgcagGATGCCTTGCAGCACGCCAATACCTACGGTCGAACCATTGCCCACGTGACGCTGTCCCTTAAAACAACCAAGGGAACACAAACGCTTAAACTCGATCCCACCATGTACGAATCGCTGGCCAAGGAAAACGTCACTATTGGCGACGTTATTTACATCGAATCCAACTCGGGTGCCGTCAAACGCGTGGGACGGAGCGATACGTTTGCGACGGAGTTTGAtttggaagccgaagaatACGTCCCCTTGCCCAAGGGCGACGTGCACAAGCGACGACAAGTGGTTCAGGATGTTTCTCTGCACGATTTGGACCTTGCCAACGCCCAACCCTCCGGCAATAGCTCCCGGAAAGACGTGGTCTCGCTTATGGCCAGCCTTGGACGACCAAAAAAGACGGAAATCACCGACAAGCTACGGACAGAAATCAACAAGGTTGTGACCAAATACATTCAAGACGGTGTGGCTGAACTCGTACCCGGCGTCCTTTTCATCGATGAAGTCCACATGCTGGATCAGGAGTGTTTCACTTTTTTGAATCGTTCCTTGGAATCGCGACTATCTCCTATTGTCGTTTTGGCCACAAACCGTGGCGTCACACACGTTCGGGGGACTGGCAGTGGCGGTCAAGATGGTGGCGGCGTCAAAGCACCGCACGGCATTCCGGTCGATCTGCTCGACCGACTATTGATTGTACCTACCCGCGTATACAGTGAACCCGAAATGAGGGACATTTTGCGTTTACGTGCCGCCACCGAGAGCATCGTCTTGGACGATGCAGC TACGTTGGGGAAGCTGGCCGAGATTGGCACGCGCACGTCGCTGCGGTACGCCGTGCAACTGTTGACACCCGCACACATCTTGGCCTCGTGCTCGGGTCGGACCATTGTATCGCCGCGCGacgtggaagaagcggaTCTTCTGTTTTTGGACGGCAAGGCTAGTGCCCAGCGTCTCTCCCAAATGGAGGGCTTTTTGGAATAA